From Nomascus leucogenys isolate Asia chromosome 15, Asia_NLE_v1, whole genome shotgun sequence, a single genomic window includes:
- the LOC105737592 gene encoding prostate and testis expressed protein 2-like translates to MFSGKGPRMFRLLLLGMFVVLFMDEGDRVLTWKWVRFCNSCKHFDGSICRDGMRSCWKFNIYLKNRSCATDHYYFSDRTTGRYLFRYTTLSCRPCDEGMFQVFHDLLRETTCCINQNRCNTGRDNVDITRILGAEPHDEVVYE, encoded by the exons ATGTTCTCAGGAAAAGGCCCCAGGATGTTCCGGTTGCTTCTACTGGGCATGTTTGTAGTGCTCTTCATGGATGAGG GAGACAGAGTCCTGACATGGAAAT GGGTTCGATTTTGCAATTCCTGTAAACACTTTGATGGATCCATTTGCCGTGATGGCATGAGAAGTTGCTGgaagtttaatatatatttgaaaaacaggAGTTGTGCCACAGATCACTATTACTTTAGTGATCGCACTACAG GGAGATATCTGTTCCGTTATACAACACTGTCTTGCAGGCCCTGTGATGAGGGAATGTTCCAAGTATTCCACGACCTCCTGAGAGAAACAACTTGCTGCATTAATCAAAACAGGTGTAATACTGGCAGAGATAATGTAGATATTACGAGGATTCTTGGAGCAGAGCCTCATGATGAAGTAgtgtatgaatga